The following proteins come from a genomic window of Anopheles ziemanni chromosome 3, idAnoZiCoDA_A2_x.2, whole genome shotgun sequence:
- the LOC131285312 gene encoding uncharacterized protein LOC131285312: MRKLSPVADCLHLQLYRDSKDRYKNGQTKASLSLQHFLGVESGFTLDKESNTIAIICQDVIVVLAFDTRERLIQWQVKISNNLGDDLQYLVLVSSAPPKAKLSTGPARMHIQDHRFCLTTGVPPRLTGMWQIEHLRRYGVVDNRFCFEGGSSCGKGEGLYVFVTDLGDEITHTFKLASQGKLASKKRATARKIAALDSPRKGAESRSTNYNDEICTVHIENSNCTCRNSYWPSTESRDLDSNYGCGDTASVSECHDSINDLDSFPRNAVANLERCMSCISKLGAPSMSRSSTVTGTPGAVAPFPAWHMMTEHNNHINQTHKLPGPALDRMSLCSHGSSNNSEYSIPRQACGSSGQAPSEASWYEKAPTVTSCSHHRSTSPCSCPSASAPGRPPKPRDMPLHITAPIHTAMCMSTGKSPHSSVGPYENYDVPKTPIAIEGSSSNGCTPGENYDTPKKIQEYLSKESTTPSGKVDTAVVDSASSYGNYDMPMSLTKAVCNCLTGAQEPPHHHHHHQQQQPVARVDCTCNRVMSWADNWISLPLCKRGNGIENTGVQINKVKLSGEGKMPVMDASGGDGAIYATVDMTKKIRKKLEMGACACDEPLVKQPVASGAKTLPASCYDNYEDVEIKPEEPAKAANYANLEFERSLENYENSKEVLQRAGLCLQELQHEHEEEEEPKVCHKCGHPSAKTPDQDASREEQQQQQQQQVASASVEDKQENYMMMEPGNRKSKFPGYIPMSPAAPAANATGDAPQEAEATDDKVSPTAPPLPTKSDLLKQRMNRIIGEKSASNPSLCGPAVDRSRKRIDDESRVSGSAMLRATLASPYARKQLMDSSDLLPCGAEKRLSPRKRSASAESSRFLDDGEAEIESPLSGTASPSTETLLRKTPTPCAVQTLRRSSSPCVHQEMEPCPASEVCCGGEKSGVTSAETEDDLSASTNPPSQASQSVYIRRSESVPCKAQNRDSSSSNDSGVSTGSLRQRGTDFTDFELPLTTAMSARRHQRHVIPQQNCVHASLPRRSKSFDPLRELSFQFQKVRVPEKSTSAEAEVPVCPPKAKGAPSYGSPDVMAAPGAPYIDSRSTSSGTSDMSDYIETLSLSSHSSSDTPEGMRHIRQATSTLRPRSGKEYQNIDRSILSLTQASTDAIKVPGTPSQLRGLLSCSANYANITPVPENAESPSPGYQSGTSPQDAQGQHFMFKVLTFGSVP, from the exons ATTGCCTTCATCTGCAGCTGTACCGGGACTCGAAGGATCGCTACAAGAACGGCCAGACCAAGGCGTCGCTGTCGCTGCAGCACTTTCTCGGCGTGGAGTCGGGCTTCACGCTGGACAAGGAATCGAACACGATAGCAATCATTTGCCAGGATGTGATCGTCGTACTGGCATTCGATACCCGCGAAAGACTGATACAATGGCAG GTGAAAATATCCAATAACCTCGGGGATGATCTGCAATACCTGGTACTGGTTTCATCGGCACCGCCGAAGGCCAAACTCTCCACCGGCCCGGCTCGGATGCACATCCAGGACCATCGGTTTTGCCTCACGACCGGCGTTCCGCCACGGTTGACCGGCATGTGGCAGATTGAGCACTTAAG ACGTTATGGTGTCGTGGACaatcggttttgcttcgaaggCGGCTCCAGCTGTGGGAAGGGCGAAGGACTGTACGTTTTCGTGACGGATCTGGGCGATGAAATCACGCACACGTTTAAGCTGGCGTCGCAGGGCAAGTTGGCCAGCAAGAAGCGAGCTACGGCGCGGAAAATTGCAG CGCTCGACAGCCCGCGGAAGGGAGCCGAATCGCGCTCGACAAACTACAACGACGAAATCTGCACGGTGCACATTGAGAACTCCAACTGCACCTGCCGGAACTCGTACTGGCCGTCGACGGAGTCACGCGACCTGGACAGCAATTACGGTTGCGGCGATACGGCCTCCGTCTCCGAGTGTCACGACAGCATCAACGATCTGGACTCGTTCCCAAG GAATGCGGTTGCCAATCTGGAGCGTTGCATGAGCTGCATCTCGAAGCTCGGTGCTCCGTCGATGTCCCGCAGCTCGACCGTAACGGGTACGCCGGGTGCGGTTGCACCCTTCCCGGCCTGGCACATGATGACCGAGCACAACAATCACATCAACCAAACGCACAAGCTGCCCGGCCCTGCCCTCGACCGAATGTCGCTCTGTTCGcacggcagcagcaacaactccGAGTACTCCATCCCGCGGCAAGCGTGCGGATCTTCCGGCCAAGCGCCAAGCGAAGCGAGCTGGTACGAGAAAGCCCCCACCGTCACCTCATGCTCGCACCACCGTTCAACGTCGCCATGCAGCTGCCCCTCAGCGTCCGCTCCCGGACGGCCTCCGAAACCGCGGGATATGCCACTGCACATAACGGCTCCGATACACACCGCAATGTGCATGTCCACCGGCAAGTCACCCCACTCGAGCGTCGGTCCGTACGAGAACTACGACGTGCCGAAAACACCGATCGCCATCGAGGGTTCGTCCTCGAACGGTTGCACCCCGGGCGAGAACTACGACACGCCGAAGAAAATACAAGAGTACCTGTCGAAGGAGAGCACCACGCCGAGCGGTAAGGTGGACACCGCGGTGGTGGATAGTGCCAGCAGCTACGGCAACTACGACATGCCGATGTCGCTGACGAAGGCTGTCTGCAACTGTCTGACCGGGGCGCAGGAGCCAccgcatcaccaccaccaccaccagcagcagcagccggtgGCACGGGTGGACTGTACCTGCAATCGCGTGATGTCGTGGGCCGACAACTGGATCTCGTTGCCGCTGTGCAAGCGAGGGAATGGCATCGAGAACACGGGCGTGCAGATCAACAAGGTGAAGCTGAGTGGCGAGGGTAAGATGCCGGTGATGGACGCGAGTGGAGGTGACGGTGCGATCTACGCCACGGTGGACATGACGAAGAAGATCCGCAAGAAGCTGGAGATGGGTGCGTGTGCCTGCGATGAGCCACTCGTGAAGCAACCGGTGGCCAGCGGGGCTAAGACGCTGCCCGCCAGCTGCTACGATAACTACGAGGATGTGGAGATCAAACCGGAGGAACCGGCGAAGGCGGCCAACTATGCCAACTTGGAGTTCGAACGGTCGCTGGAAAACTATGAGAACTCCAAGGAAGTGTTGCAGCGGGCGGGACTTTGCCTACAGGAGCTGCAGCACGAGcacgaggaggaagaggagccTAAGGTGTGCCACAAATGTGGACACCCGAGTGCGAAAACGCCCGACCAGGATGCATCGCGAgaggaacagcagcagcagcagcagcaacaggtcGCATCTGCGTCGGTGGAGGATAAGCAGGAGAACTACATGATGATGGAACCGGGCAACAGGAAGTCCAAGTTCCCGGGCTACATACCAATGTCTCCGGCAGCTCCCGCAGCTAACGCCACTGGAGACGCGCCACAGGAAGCGGAGGCAACCGACGACAAGGTGTCTCCAACGGCTCCTCCACTTCCCACGAAGTCGGACCTGCTGAAGCAACGCATGAATCGCATCATCGGGGAAAAGTCAGCCAGCAATCCGAGCTTATGTGGGCCGGCCGTCGATCGAAGCCGCAAGCGGATAGACGATGAGTCGCGCGTTTCGGGCAGTGCGATGCTCCGGGCCACCCTTGCCAGTCCGTACGCACGCAAGCAGCTGATGGACAGCAGTGATCTTCTACCGTGCGGTGCTGAGAAAAGACTTTCACCCCGCAAGCGTTCCGCGTCGGCCGAATCCTCACGCTTCCTCGACGATGGTGAGGCCGAGATCGAAAGTCCACTCAGTGGAACGGCTTCACCGAGCACGGAGACGCTGCTGCGCAAAACACCAACACCTTGTGCGGTGCAAACGCTTCGACGATCGTCATCCCCGTGCGTACACCAGGAGATGGAACCGTGTCCTGCGTCGGAGGTCTGTTGCGGTGGCGAAAAGTCCGGGGTAACCAGCGCGGAAACGGAAGACGATCTGTCCGCCTCGACGAATCCACCGAGCCAGGCCTCGCAGTCGGTCTACATCCGGCGGTCGGAGAGTGTCCCATGCAAGGCCCAGAACCGGGACAGCTCGAGTTCGAACGATTCGGGCGTGTCGACGGGTTCGCTGCGACAGCGTGGTACCGATTTCACCGACTTTGAACTCCCACTGACCACGGCCATGTCGGCTCGGCGCCATCAGAGGCACGTCATACCGCAGCAGAACTGCGTCCACGCTTCCCTTCCGCGTCGCTCGAAATCGTTCGATCCGTTGCGTGAGCTCTCGTTCCAGTTCCAGAAGGTACGCGTGCCGGAAAAGAGCACCTCCGCCGAGGCGGAAGTCCCCGTCTGTCCACCGAAGGCCAAGGGTGCGCCGTCCTACGGTAGTCCGGATGTTATGGCCGCTCCCGGGGCGCCCTACATCGACTCGCGCAGCACCAGCAGTGGTACGTCGGACATGTCGGATTACATCGAGACGCTGTCACTCTCTAGTCATAGTTCCTCCGATACGCCCGAGGGCATGAG ACACATCCGACAAGCGACCTCCACGCTCAGGCCCCGCTCCGGCAAGGAGTATCAGAACATCGACCGCTCGATTCTGTCACTCACGCAGGCGAGCACGGACGCGATTAAAGTCCCGGGTACGCCGTCGCAGCTGCGCGGTCTGCTATCGTGTTCGGCCAACTACGCCAACATCACGCCCGTTCCGGAGAATGCCGAATCGCCCAGTCCCGGCTATCAGAGTGGCACGTCACCGCAGGACGCACAGGGTCAACATTTTATGTTTAAG GTGCTTACCTTTGGCAGTGTACCGTGA